The genomic window AACATAAGTTCTTAAGCTATTACACTTGAGCAGCCATGAGTGTGAATAACATCTATATTTACACTTCCTTCTGTGTTGTACAAGGAGACTGACATATACGTCTGTTTTTGGAAGTAGGCCTAGTCCTCAATGAGCAGGACAATTCTGTTATGTTAGTTTATGATATATTCCATCGTGTACCTCATCAGTGCCAAGTTGGAATTTGGATCAGTAGATGTCACTGTGTTCCCTGTGTTGTGTACATTAACTTTGGTTCTCGTCAATGAATACCTACTCAATTACATGCAGTAGATTGTATCTATTTCAGGTAGGCCTGTGTGAACAACCTTTCAAGACTTGAGGGGATTTAATaacctatacagtgcattcagaaagtacagAGACACCTtggctttttcaacattttgttatgtacagccttattctaaaattgattaaatcgttttttccccccctcatcaatctaaacataaTACCCCTTaataaggacaaagcaaaaacaggtttttagaaaacattttgggaaatgtattaaaaataccaaactgaaatatcacatttacattaagtattcagaccgtttactcagtactttgttgaagcactgttggcagcgattacagctttgagtcttcttgggttgtCACATCCTGAACAGTAaaggggtctatttgttattgtagtttggtcaggacgtggcagagggtatttgttttcatggttttgtgtatgtgtttagatagagggatattttgtgtagagtgtttctggggtttattggtgtaagtgtcgatgtagagggggtagttgatttaggtggtttggggtgtgtgtgtattgtagaggggtatttgatttatgtgttctggggtattgggtatgttcttgtgtttgtatttctaaggggctgttctagttttgtatttctgtgttggcctggtatgactctcaatcaggaacagctgtactttgttgttgctgattgagagtcatacttagggagcctgttttcacctgtcactttgtgggaggttatttccgtgtttagcgttatgccttacaggactgtctatcgtcgttgtgtttttgtatacgtgtttgtttctggtttcccttctttgtcgaaataaaagaagatgagtgtacatatacctgctgcgttttggtctcaatccTACGACTACCGTGAcatgggtatgatgctacaagcttggcacacctgtatttggggaatttctcccatttttctctgcatatcctctcaaggtctgtcaggttggatgcacagccaatttcaggtctctccagagatgttcgatcgggttcaagtccgggctctggctgggccactcaaggacattcagagacttgtcccgaagccactcctgtgttgtcttggctgtgtgcttagggtcattgtcctgttggaaggtgaaccttcgccccagtctgaggtcctgagtgctctggagcatgttttcatcaaggatctctctgtacttttctctgttcatctttccctcgatcctgactaatctcccattTTTGCagctgaaaaacttccccacagcatgatgctgccaccgccatgcttcaccatagtgatggtgccaggttttctccagaccgGTTTGTGTTTGTCTACCTGGACGACATCCTGTTTTTTTCCCGATCTGCCAAAGAACATGTACTCcatgtcagacaggtccttcagcACCTCCTGGAGAACGAATTGTTTGTGAAAGCCGAGAAGTGTGAGCTCCACCGCTCTTCTAACACCTTTCTGGGATATATCATCGCTGAGGgcaatgttcagatggatcctggaaaggtgaaagcagtggtggattggcctcagccgacgtccagggtgcagttgcaacTTTTTCTTGGGTTGCAAACTTTTACCGCTGTTTCATTCAGgattacagcaccctggcggccCCCCTCTCGGCACTCACCTCCCCCAAGGTACTGTTCAAATGGTCTCTAGCTGTCAacaaagcctttgtggacctgaagcatcggttcacaacagcacccatcctcatccatccagACCCCTTGTGTCAATTTGTGGTAGAAGTGGATGCttcggatgttggagtggggaccatcctgtcccagcgatctgcccaggaccagaAGCTTCCTCCCTGTGCCATCATCTCAATCCTGctgagaggaactacgatgttggcaaccgagaactcctggcggtgaagatggcgttggaggagtggaAGCACTGtctggaaggagcagaacagccattcctGGTCTGGACTGACCATAAAAACTTGGAATATCTCTGTTcagccaagcgcctcaactcaaGGCAGGCCTGGTGTGCCCTCTTGTTTACCAGATTCAACTTTACAATTTCCTACCGTCCTGGGTCTAAAAATGTGAAGCCTGATGCTCTCTCCCGCCTATACAGTTCCTATGCCACACCCTCGACTTTCaaaaccattctccctacctcatgccttgctgCCACTGTGGATTGGGGTATTGAGAACCTGGTTTGTGAGGCGCAACGCTCCCAACCTGGACCTGAAGGGGGCCCGGCTAACCAGCTGTttgtccctaacccagtcctgtcccgggtcctggaatgggctcattcctccaggctgacctgtcatccagggTCCCGTTGTACACTAGCCTTCCTTCGACAATGTTTTTGGTGGCCCACAATGGTCCCTGACATCTCTGCCTTTGTCACCGCATGCACTGTGTGTGCTCAAAACAAGACTCcaagctccttctggcctccTGCAGCCACTACCGGTTCCTCATCGTCCCTGGTCTCATAtatctctggactttgtcactgggctccctcagaatgacagtgttgccatcagacgaaCGGTAGTCGACCGGTtctccatttcatccctctccccaaactgccttctgccaaggagacagcccagcttatggtgcagcatgtcttccggatccatggacttccggtAGACATGGTCGCCaatcggggtcctcagttctcatctcagttctggaaggcattctgcaacCTTATTGGGTCATCGGCCAACCTGTCCTCCGGATTCCATCCCCAAACTAACGGTCAGTCGGAGCGAGCAAACCAAGACCTGGAGACTACCTTAAGGTGCCTGTTCTCAACTAACCTCACTACCTGGAGCtgtcaactggtctgggtggagtatgcccagAACACTCTTCCCAGTTCTGCCATGGGACTCTCCCCTTTcgagtgctccatggggtatcagcctccactcttccctgaTCAAGAGCAGGAGGTCAGCTTACCCTTGGTCCAGATGTTTGTCTGCCGCTGTCAacgtacctggagaagagtcagggcggctattctcaagaccaattccaggtatcgtcgacaagcGGACCGTCGCCGGACCCCAGCTCCCCACTACTGCATTGGGCAGAGTGTATGGCTTTCCACTCGGGATCTGCCCCTTCGGGTAGTGTCTCACTGTCCTTTGTCTTctgtctccaggcccatccctcccccctgGGTTATCGGTGGCCAGCCAGGGTATACGGTGAGATGCCTCCTGAAGGTTCAACCACAggacaggggtttccagtacctggagGGTATTGACTGGGAGGGTATTGGCCCGgaagagaggtgctgggttcctgctAAAGACATCTTGGACCCGGCCCTCATCGCCGATTTCCACCGCCGACATCCCGGTCAGCCAGGTATGCACCCAGGCAGGACACCAGGTGGTGTCCctaggggggggtgggggggtactgtcacgccctgatctgtttcgccagtccttgtgattgtcttcaccccctccaggtgtcacttattttccccagtgtatttatccctgtgtttcctgtctctttgtgccagttcgtcttgtatgtttccaagtcaaccagcgtttttcccgttctcctgctttttgccttctcctttttctagtcctcccggttttgacccttgcctgtttctggactttgtacccgcctgcctgaccattctgcctgccttgaccacgagcctgtctgccactctgtacctcctcgACTCTAATCTGGTATTGACCTTTTTACGTGTCCACGGCCATTCTtacctacccctttggattaataaacattgtaagaatccaaccatctgcctcctgtgtctgaatttgggtctcgccttgtgccttgataggtgtgccttgttaaaagttaatttgtggaatttctttccttcttaatgcgtttgagccagtcacttgtgttgtgacaagataggagTGGTATACAAAAGAAAGaccaatttggtaaaagaccaagtccatgttatggcaaaaacatctcaaataagcaaggagaaacgacagtccatcattactttaagacatgaaggtcagtcaatctggaaaatttcaagaacattgaaagtttcttcaactgcagtcacaaaaaccatcaagtgctatgatgaaactggctttcataaggaccgccacaggaaaggaagacccagagttacctctgttgcagatgataagttcattagagttaactgcacctcagattgcagcctaaataaatgcttcacagagttcaagaaacagacac from Salmo trutta chromosome 16, fSalTru1.1, whole genome shotgun sequence includes these protein-coding regions:
- the LOC115151196 gene encoding uncharacterized protein LOC115151196; protein product: MVANRGPQFSSQFWKAFCNLIGSSANLSSGFHPQTNGQSERANQDLETTLRCLFSTNLTTWSCQLVWVEYAQNTLPSSAMGLSPFECSMGYQPPLFPDQEQEVSLPLVQMFVCRCQRTWRRVRAAILKTNSRYRRQADRRRTPAPHYCIGQSVWLSTRDLPLRVVSHCPLSSVSRPIPPPWVIGGQPGYTVRCLLKVQPQDRGFQYLEGIDWEGIGPEERCWVPAKDILDPALIADFHRRHPGQPVLPVLTLACFWTLYPPA